A region from the Methanofollis liminatans DSM 4140 genome encodes:
- a CDS encoding 30S ribosomal protein S3ae, which yields MAKRKQVGKRVEGWKAKSWFKVYGPESFGKTYIGDTISADPSKVMGRVMQTTLGEISQDYSKQHIKMRFKVNSVAGDAAYTEFVGHEITRDYMRGLVKRKTSRIDAIILVPTKDNKKVRLTVTCFTINRANDSQAHAIRGAIMKTVAEQAAQMSFEEFSKMVVAGDLAKEAFKVVKAIFPVRRVEIIKSKVETPVVMAF from the coding sequence ATGGCAAAGAGAAAACAGGTTGGAAAGAGGGTCGAAGGCTGGAAGGCCAAGTCCTGGTTCAAGGTCTACGGCCCTGAATCTTTCGGCAAGACCTATATTGGCGACACGATCTCCGCCGACCCGTCCAAGGTGATGGGGCGCGTGATGCAGACCACGCTCGGCGAGATCTCACAGGACTATTCAAAGCAGCACATCAAGATGCGCTTTAAAGTGAACAGCGTGGCCGGCGACGCCGCATACACCGAGTTCGTCGGGCACGAGATCACCCGCGACTACATGCGCGGCCTCGTGAAGAGGAAGACCTCCAGGATCGACGCCATCATCCTCGTCCCCACCAAGGACAACAAGAAGGTGCGCCTCACCGTCACCTGCTTCACGATCAACCGGGCGAACGACTCCCAGGCGCATGCGATCCGGGGCGCGATCATGAAGACCGTCGCCGAGCAGGCGGCCCAGATGTCCTTCGAGGAGTTCTCCAAGATGGTCGTCGCCGGCGACCTCGCCAAGGAGGCCTTCAAGGTCGTCAAGGCGATCTTCCCGGTCCGCCGGGTCGAGATCATCAAGAGCAAGGTCGAGACGCCCGTCGTCATGGCCTTCTAA
- a CDS encoding polymer-forming cytoskeletal protein, which yields MESGVQDWLHQCSLPNGTDLQEHTLKTEMNIIIGDRCSIDYGLKGKDVIVCEFCTLNGSVVADGDVRIDNWCEINGDVIAGEDAYLGEGVKIHGRLVVRGDLDIGDKVQIDRGFEAKGWISIRNPMPVFIYLLLYVMTLLKIDNPDEIDSALDELFGEEDPGDDTPLVIPPGSSLDMKVFSVPSAMRIGERCRLHGNIRANAVSVGDDTTIFGSLRAGGPIAIGRKAQVHGNVEGGGEVCVAPAAHVLGDVAGLSLSLHEDALVEGMIRAPNGVRIERGEETA from the coding sequence ATGGAGAGCGGGGTTCAGGACTGGCTCCACCAGTGTTCTCTCCCCAATGGCACCGATCTGCAGGAGCACACCCTGAAGACAGAGATGAATATCATCATCGGGGACCGCTGCTCAATCGATTATGGGCTGAAGGGTAAAGACGTCATCGTCTGCGAGTTCTGTACGCTGAACGGCAGCGTTGTCGCAGACGGCGACGTCAGGATCGATAACTGGTGCGAGATCAACGGGGATGTCATTGCCGGGGAGGACGCCTACCTCGGGGAGGGCGTAAAGATCCACGGGCGCCTGGTCGTCCGCGGCGACCTGGATATCGGGGACAAGGTGCAGATCGACCGGGGGTTTGAGGCGAAGGGCTGGATCTCGATCCGGAACCCGATGCCGGTGTTCATCTATCTCCTCCTGTACGTGATGACCCTCCTGAAGATCGACAACCCCGACGAGATCGACAGCGCCCTGGACGAACTCTTCGGCGAGGAGGATCCCGGGGACGATACGCCGCTCGTCATCCCGCCGGGTTCGAGCCTCGACATGAAGGTCTTCTCCGTGCCGTCGGCGATGCGGATCGGGGAGCGGTGCCGTCTCCACGGGAATATCAGGGCGAACGCCGTGAGCGTCGGGGACGACACCACGATCTTCGGGAGCCTGCGGGCCGGCGGCCCCATCGCGATCGGGCGGAAGGCCCAGGTCCACGGCAACGTCGAAGGCGGCGGCGAGGTGTGCGTGGCCCCCGCGGCCCATGTTCTCGGGGACGTTGCCGGTCTGTCCCTGTCCCTCCACGAGGACGCCCTGGTGGAGGGGATGATCCGCGCACCGAACGGGGTGCGCATCGAGAGAGGAGAAGAAACAGCATGA
- a CDS encoding KEOPS complex subunit Pcc1 — protein sequence MIGIIGRIRTESASATCVAGALAPDNLPGMATAAEGATVVFAIEGIALRTVTATVDDYLMNLAMAEEVCSLGGRPERYDASGRMT from the coding sequence ATGATCGGGATTATAGGGCGGATCCGCACGGAGAGCGCCTCTGCGACATGTGTCGCCGGCGCTCTCGCCCCGGACAACCTCCCCGGCATGGCGACCGCCGCCGAGGGCGCTACGGTCGTCTTTGCGATCGAAGGGATCGCCCTGCGGACGGTAACCGCAACGGTCGACGATTACCTGATGAACCTCGCAATGGCAGAAGAGGTGTGCTCGCTTGGCGGGCGGCCTGAACGATATGACGCATCTGGCAGGATGACCTGA
- a CDS encoding class I SAM-dependent methyltransferase, translating to MKAAEILELESLTFAERSFADLADPDSALPAFYRRPDDGRLLVDEKEDLLAVAFRWDERWIVANYLYHPVHEEAIDLFEGTGGDLFMEEREVWARAVREYYSEAIRTGVRPAIEDIPPDRPEKCADLLKEVFGQRNGERCLDCCCGSGIGSAGLRSIGLNPLAFDHDQALLSLGFAQGRLDPCETACIDATMASAYFEPAPYGAALMLGTIHSFDREIWEGIAREFLSLSERSLLTVATKEEVDLVAAWCEDEGRSPEVWENERDAVYDRWVCLT from the coding sequence ATGAAAGCAGCAGAAATACTCGAACTTGAGAGCCTGACTTTTGCCGAACGATCGTTTGCCGACCTCGCGGATCCGGACTCGGCCCTGCCGGCGTTTTATCGCCGGCCCGACGACGGGAGACTCCTGGTCGACGAGAAGGAGGACCTGCTCGCCGTCGCCTTCAGGTGGGACGAGCGGTGGATCGTCGCGAACTATCTCTACCACCCGGTGCACGAGGAGGCGATCGATCTCTTCGAGGGGACCGGGGGCGACCTCTTCATGGAGGAGCGGGAGGTCTGGGCCCGCGCCGTGCGGGAGTATTACAGCGAGGCGATCCGCACGGGCGTGCGCCCGGCGATCGAGGATATTCCGCCTGACCGCCCGGAGAAGTGCGCCGATCTCTTAAAAGAGGTCTTCGGGCAGCGGAACGGGGAGCGGTGCCTGGACTGCTGCTGCGGGTCCGGGATCGGTTCGGCGGGCCTCCGCTCGATCGGGCTGAACCCGCTCGCCTTCGACCACGACCAGGCGCTGCTCTCCCTGGGGTTTGCGCAGGGGCGCCTGGACCCCTGCGAGACGGCCTGCATCGACGCCACGATGGCCTCGGCCTATTTCGAGCCGGCGCCGTACGGGGCGGCCCTGATGCTCGGGACGATCCATTCGTTCGACCGCGAGATCTGGGAGGGGATTGCACGGGAGTTTCTCTCTCTCTCAGAGCGTTCCCTGCTCACCGTCGCCACGAAAGAAGAGGTGGACCTGGTTGCGGCGTGGTGCGAGGACGAGGGGCGCAGCCCTGAGGTCTGGGAGAACGAGCGCGACGCCGTCTATGACCGCTGGGTCTGCCTGACCTGA